From Hypanus sabinus isolate sHypSab1 chromosome 23, sHypSab1.hap1, whole genome shotgun sequence, a single genomic window includes:
- the LOC132380288 gene encoding voltage-dependent calcium channel gamma-5 subunit → MLCGKTSCGRKALTLLSSVFAVCGLGLLGVAVSTDYWLYLEEGVISPQNMTTEVKMSLHSGLWRVCFLAGKERGHCFTIEYVMPMNVELTSESTISILKMIRSSTPFPLVSLFFMFIGFVMNNIGHIRPHRTILAFVSGIFFILSGLSLVVGLVLYISNINDEMLNRTPDSETYFHYKYGWSFAFSAISFLLTESAGVMSVYLFMKRYTAEEIYRPHPSFYRPRLSNCSDYSGQFLHPDGWPRGRSPSDISSEASLQMNASYPALLKCPDYDQMSSSPC, encoded by the exons ATGTTGTGCGGTAAGACATCGTGCGGCAGGAAAGCACTGACACTTCTGAGCAGTGTGTTTGCCGTGTGTGGCCTGGGCCTCCTTGGGGTTGCCGTTAGCACAGACTACTGGTTATACCTTGAGGAAGGAGTCATTTCCCCCCAAAACATGACAACAGAAGTCAAGATGTCTCTGCACTCTGGCCTGTGGAGAGTCTGCTTTCTAGCAG GAAAGGAGCGCGGTCACTGCTTTACCATCGAGTACGTGATGCCGATGAATGTGGAGCTGACCTCAGAATCTACCATCAGTATTCTCA aaatgaTTCGGTCATCCACCCCTTTCCCACTGGTCAGCCTGTTTTTCATGTTTATTGGCTTTGTAATGAATAACATTGGACATATCAGACCTCACAGGACGATCTTGGCATTTGTATCAGGAATCTTCTTTATCCTTTCAG GTCTGTCGCTGGTTGTTGGACTCGTTTTGTACATATCCAACATCAATGATGAGATGTTGAACAGAACTCCGGACTCAGAAACCTACTTCCACTACAAGTACGGATGGTCCTTTGCCTTCTCAGCAATATCATTCCTGCTGACTGAG AGTGCTGGAGTAATGTCAGTCTACCTTTTCATGAAGAGATACACTGCTGAAGAGATTTACAGACCTCACCCAAGCTTCTACAGACCAAGACTGAGTAACTGCTCGGACTACTCAGGCCAGTTCCTTCACCCAGACGGCTGGCCTCGCGGGCGCAGCCCCTCTGACATTTCCAGCGAAGCCTCCTTGCAGATGAACGCCAGCTACCCAGCACTTCTCAAGTGCCCGGATTATGACCAGATGTCCTCTTCACCCTGCTGA